One Aegilops tauschii subsp. strangulata cultivar AL8/78 chromosome 2, Aet v6.0, whole genome shotgun sequence genomic window, CTCCCGCCCCCAAACCCGCGGGGAGCACAGCCAAGCCCCGCTCCGCCCTGCTCCGCCGCGAAGAGCCGCCGCCTTCAACTCCGGCGCCCCCTTCCGCCGCGGCCGCCCGTCCGGGCCTCCAGCCTCCGCCGACGACCAGATGGTAAGCTCCGCcaccccttccccccctctcCGGCTCGCGCGAATCCGGCGGGCCCGATTCGCGCCGCGGGCTAAACCCCTCCCGAGAAACCCTAGCGAGTTGCTGCTCACGCTTGTGCTCGCAGGATTACCTCAAGACGGTGGTGCCGTCGCAGCTCCTGGCCGAGCGCGGCTCCAACCTCGTCGTCATCAACCCAGGtgcgccccgccccgccccgcggGAGGGAAATCCCCCAATCCCCCGCCTAAATCGCTCGCCCGTCTTCTAGATGCGCATTTTCCTTCGCCTGTTTGTTCTGACGATTCACGCCTGCTGGAATCCAAATTGGTTGTGAAAAACAACGTGTGTAGTTAGTTCGAGCAAATTTCGAGAAGCTCAAAGCGCCCAGTGAAACGCATAATGTGAATCAGAAGGTTGATTTTGTACGATATACTACTGCTGAGGTTCTAGAACTGGTGATGAAGCAGGATTGTTGTCTTCTTATACGGTGGTGATTTTTGCCTTGGGACATGGTCGTTGTCACCTGACCGAGGGCCCTTCCTTTTTGCAGGCTCTATGAATGTGCGCATGGGGTTCGCTAGTCAGGACGTGCCGTTCAATATACCGCACTGCATTGCCCGGCACAAGAACGATGCGCCGAAGCTGTCGGTGCGAGACCAGGTGATGCAAATGCAGGGGTGGTTCGCCCTTACTGTACCGGCATTGGAACATCATCGATGTAATCTCCAGTGTATGACTGTTGTTTTGGTTTGCAGAGGCTCAACTGTCGCGCTGGGTCGACGCACAACGCAGAGCGGGAGAGGGCGTATGATATTGTAAATATCTACTTCTTGCAATTACTTTGGATCATGTGTGTGGCTCGAACTAATCAGGCCTGACTCTTGCAGATCGCTTCAATGCTCAAAATCCCATTTCTGGGTGAAGTATCGCCTTCAGAGAACCAACCATTACCTCCTAAGGTACCGTGTACAGTCTATGTGATGAATACTTTGCATACCTGTTTTTGTGACGGTAGGATATATAACCTTTTTCCACCCAGCTTAAGCTTTTTTTCATATTATAACTGGGAAAAGTACCACCTTGGATGTAGGTTTCATCTCCTTGAAGTTCCATAGTGATGTCCAACTAGTCTAGAGTATGGGCAATGCATTTATCTTTTCCTACACATTGGTTACTTATCAATGGTTATTCTTATGCTTCTCGAGGAGTTATTTGGTCTGTCTATCTGGTTGCATACTATACTTGGGCATTAAAGGAGAACTAGCTACTTAGAGCAAGTTACCAACAAAACAGTGGCCGTGTGCCACATCTCACTAAATTAGTCCTATTTTTAGATTGTGAAAAATGTTTCTTCAGACCGAAATTATTTCATCTGCAGTACGCTGCATCATAATAATATTCTGATAATGATCCAGTTCACTACGGGACATACAGCAATTGGGAGCAATTGGGAGGAAGGGAACTTTGGGACTTGTTTTGCCCTATAGCTTAAGCTTGTTTGATAAGCTTGTGGCATTGAGGCTTACAAGCCGAGTTTACCTAGGATTTAGGGCTTAAACTATTATGAAATTTGTTGTCCTTATAGTTTATAAGTTCAACATACTACATTGTGTGGTAAACCTGACCTCTTGCACTGGTCCTCCATCCAGGAAAATATGGGAGATTTTGTCAAACATTTATACATATTCTTAAAAAGAAAGGTTAAAGTATTTGACAGGCATTTACATGTGGATATTCTAAATTTCTACTCATTAGCTCATCCACCCTCTTCCAAATTTATAGAATTATGTTTGAATTACCTATTGCCAAGTTCAGAAATTGTTGCCATTTCTTGCAATGTTACAAATCCTTATTGAAACAAGTACGCCTGTTTGATGTGTGCAATATAGATGTATTATATGATTTTACATCAATTTCCTTTTGTTTAGAAAGGTCAAATCATGGCCTCTGTTTGCTGATGGGGTTATATTGATCACTTCAGATGGGACGTCTTGATGGTCTTTCTGCACAGCAAAACAAAGATGATAGTATACTCACATGGACAGATGTGATGGATAAAAGCATCAAAACATCCACGTCAATTGGTACTTTCTGATATTTTACTGAAGTACCTTCCTATTTTCCCCCTTTTCCACTCTGGAGTCTTCTTTTGTCCCGTCTCCATATGACATGTATCCATCAGAACGAGATCTCATCAATCACCATGTTTTGTCTAGCTGCTTTAGATTGTTTGATGGGGCATCACACAGTTTTACATTTTTAATGGAATAGTTGGAGTTATATTATTTTGTCACTTCTTGCCCCTATAATCAGAGTTACTTAGTTATGCTCAGTTCTTTGGGTTATTAAGTATTAACAGTAGATTCAAAGAGCAGTTCTGCACTGTAGTAAAGTGGCATATATTTCGGAGCATTTTATAATATCAAAATGTTGATGACCCCTCAAATTGGCCAGAAAGGTCAGTAAACAGTGATGCCGATGAAGATCCTTCACAAAGCACATCCGATGATGGTAACAAGCCCAACTCTGAAGAAAACAAGTATAAGGAAATGATATTTGGAGAGGATGCTTTGAAAATCCCTCATTCTGCACCATACTGTTTGGGTCGCCCGATCAGGAGAGGCCATTTTAATATTTCTCAGAATTATTCGTTACATCAGGTATGCCTCTAGATTCCGATGATCCTCACCTTAAAGAATCATTTAGTTATAGTAATGCCCCTCTTGATATGTATTAAACAACTTTGCCCTTTAAATGGGAAGTTCAGTTTGAGTTCATTGGCTGAGACTTTCCATTGTTACACTGTCAGTTCTGTAAATATCTAGTAGGGGTGTATTGTTTTGGCTCCACTGTAATGAGTATGGGGAATGATATTTCTTGCAGCATTGTTTATCAAGGGAAAAAATGTTTTGAATCAGATTTGTGCCAGGATTTTGGTCAATCCAGTTGCAAATATTTACTGAATTTTATGGAAAACAGTAGGCGAGAGGTCTACTGAAATGTACTGAAGAAGGCTTTAACCCAATTTCTTCCATCTAAAACAATTAGTAGGAACACGTTGAAATTCTGCCTATTTGTTTGCGCGCAAATGTTCCATCAGCCAATCCTAAACAGATCTTCATGAAAAAGCTCCACTGCACCTTGCATACTCTAAAGGCACCATATTTGCCCAAAAGGGTTTACCTAACTTTGCAGCTACTTCACTGGTAAAACATAAAATTGAGCAGTTTATTCTGCCGGTAAGGCAGTTATTAAGTTTTAAATATAATGTCTTGTGGTCTAatattttagagtatttatattAGCTTAAAGGAATTGAACCATGAAGTCCTTATGCTAACAACTGTGGAGCTTGGGTTCAAAGCTAAGAACTAAAATTGTTCCATATTACCTGTTATTCTTTGCTTTtatggtttatttattttactgcatTTGTTTGCTGCCAGTGACGAACCGTGAAGAAAGACTAAGAATTAGGTCATGAGTTGAAACCCTGGCCTACATATTAGAATATTTACATTAAAAACACAGCTGGATTATTTTTCTTGGTTGAAATTGATGGTATCTGGTGCAGAAATTGTTGGAAAAGAGATGATGCACATGATAACCCTGTGTTTCTAACTGGTTACCGAACCTATGTGCGTCCATATCATTTTTCCTTATATATAGCATCATAATGGTAGATGATTTGGAAAAGCAAATATTGGCCGTTGCAGGTTTTAGAAGATTTGCGCACTATTTGGAACTGGATGCTGACGGAGAAGTTGCATATCAACCCAAAGGACAGACATCTATATTCTGCAATTCTTGTTCTTGGGGAAACATTTGACAACCGAGGTATTTCTCTTTTCATGTAATACTAACTGTGATATGTAGATGTATGTCATGTAGTGCTGCTCATATGCGCCGCCGCAAGGATGAGTATCCTTTAGGGCTGGTGACATGATCCTCAGGTGGAGCAGGATATCCTTAGTAATAATTATGTAGTTAGTTTTTAAGTTTGTTCGTTTGCCTTATCCTTGAAATTTGCTCAAGCTTTCCTCATCTCTGAAACCTATATATAAGGGAAGCTGCCATTGTAATATCAAGAAATCATCATATTGAAGGACATTAATCCAATCCCAAGGCTGTCCGATTGTCATCTTGGCAACTCCGAAGTCAAAAGCTGTACTCCCTTGTCCACAATTGTAACCTAAGAAACTCAGGCATGGTGCTGTGGAACGGCTGTAGCAGCAGCATACTCTTCACATGCCCCCTGCTGGAGCAGTATTAGTTGAGAAGGTGAAATAAAAGTAATTAGTCTCCTTGTTAGTTGGGTTTTATTCCTTATAGATATATTCCATGCATTAGGGCATGTACACAGCCGTAGCTGACTTTTCACTCACAGGCGTTATCGCTGACGTGGAGGAAGAGTGGAAAGTTATCTCTTCAAGGAAACTCAGGCTCTATAGTGGCGAAAGCCCTGACTCTAAAGAGGCGAAAGCCGAAGAGTCGACCCCAAACCACTGAACGTTGTTGTCCCTTAGATTGACTCTTCGTGTAAAGGGCTTAAGAGATAACCCATTGCATAAGATGTCTTTGGTGTTGACTTAAGATGACCTGGAAAGGTTGAAGAGTCAGCAGTTGCTCTACCTTTGTATATGCCCTTAGAGGTAAGTTTGCTTAGAGATAGAGATCCATTAATTAGGTTTTAGATCAGGTTTGTGAGCCCAAGAAAAGGCATATCATGCAGGTAGAGATCAGTTAAAAATTTGGTTTCAAATAAAGTTTGTCACCCTAGTAAAGGCATATCATGCATTCACTATTCATTATTAATCAAGCATTGAAGAATTAAATCTCCCATCTAAAGTTCATCATCCCAATATATTGTCTCTTTCTTCTTAACTCCCTCTCCTTCGTCCATGTCATCTGGCCACCTTCTGCATGGTAGTTTACACTGATGTGGAACAAAGATCACCTCGTTTTGCTTTACCTGTCAATTTGGACATCAACACTGTAGTTGTCCCACATGTACAACAGCAATGAATACCTTTCACTATTATTTTCCCTAAATTACATGGCACTAAACAACAGTCGCAGGAAAAAATAAATGCAGAAATACCTTGTGCATGTGACGATCAAGATTTCCAGCATTTGACTAGTTGTCAATGCCATGTTTTCTGCCAATACCGATGTTTATGTGCAATTCCTTTTTTCTGAACTTCTAACAACTCAAATCTGTTCATTCGACATGAATTTCAAATGCTGGGCAGAACACACTTCCTTAGCAACAAGAGAAATCTACACTGTTAGTTCTTCAATAGATTCTTTCATGCAATCCATGATCCATTACTCCGTTAGTGTAATAGCCTTGAATTGACGATTCATATAGGAAATCTTGAGTACATACTGTTTGCTTTATCTTTTTTCAACACCTTCTACAGTTCCAGTGCGAAGTGCATGTTCTACTGCATAAGGAATATTTTCTATTTGTTTTAATTGTGATTTTTTAAATATATGTCCATCAATCAGAAATGAAAGAGATGCTGTCCATTGTACTTTGCGATTTGGGGTTTAGCACGGCAGTGGTACATCAGGTTCATCCCCAATCGTCCATTTAGCATTTACTTTCTATTATGTTTTGAATGCAAGATTTGTTTCTCCATTTGCAATTGCTAAGCAAAGTAATTGGACCGTTCATCCCAAAATGGAACATCTTTCGATAATTTATGTAAGTTTACTCCATGGATGCTGGGATAATTTCCTCAATTCTGAGACTATTGTACTATGCTAACCACTTTAAAGTTGTATGTACCGAGTGGAGTGCGATCTGGCATAGTGCATGATGCGGTCACCTTTACGGAATTGCTGTGATGAAGTAATTTTACTCATGGGTTGATGTTtatattctttttctttttatataACTACATAAGTCCCATAGGTATGAAACCCATTTgagcgagagtagtactaggatgggtgacctcctgggaagtcctcgtgaaaGGGTTCCATATCTaagggttgtgataggcttggcgagccaacgtaaaaactagccagtcttttgggtatgaaacccatttgggcgagagtagtactaggatgggtgacctcttgggaagtcctcgtgaaagggtttcatatctagcctaccccaacttgtttgggataAAAGGCTTTGTAAAGTAAGTAAGTACATAATTCTGGCAAGGGGGAGTCCGATTGTCAAAACCACTTGCGGTGAAGCAAAACCATTCATTGCGAAAGAGTGAAAGTTTCTTTATATATATGATAAAGGGAGCTGTACCTTTATTAGTCAATACCACCGTTTCTTTTCATAAGGCGTATTTTCGTCTAGAACGGGGATTATGGAAGGCATGCAGCCAAGATAAGAGTAGAGAGAAATTGCCATGCTACAGCTTGACACTGTTTGCCTGGTGCCAAGTATTCTGGATTAACACCAGTCCATATTTTGTTAGCAGCTTGGTACCTTAAATTAGGTACGCATGAAACCTTTCATGCTATTGGGTCAATATTAATATTTTGCATCTAAAGGCTGGATTTTAACTTTCATGTTTTTAATCTGGTGTGCTGTACACTTGGAGTTAGCCCATTTCTGGAGTTGTTTGCGTGCTAGTTGCCTGTTTCTAATTTTAGCTTATCTCTATTAATATACTATAGTACTATGACAGTTAAGTTTAATGTAATATTACTAATGAGAAACTAGAACTCGATACCTTCATTTTGGGTAATATTATCCACTTTCCAGACTATAGGCTTTTTTTTGTCTAGAATACCTTTCCAGACTATAGACTTGTAGAGACATAACCAAGCTCTTGTATTTGATGATTCACAAATTGAAACATGAAGAAAATTGAGCTTCCTTATTTACTCTGCTTATGTTAATACTTAATTAGGAAGCTCTAGCTGCGGCATTTGGGAATGGTTTGTCGACAGCTTGTGTGGTCAACATTGGTGCTCAAGTTACACAAGTAGTTTGTGTTGAGGTAATAACCATAGTACTTCTATATTT contains:
- the LOC109752458 gene encoding actin-related protein 9, translating into MDYLKTVVPSQLLAERGSNLVVINPGSMNVRMGFASQDVPFNIPHCIARHKNDAPKLSVRDQRLNCRAGSTHNAERERAYDIIASMLKIPFLGEVSPSENQPLPPKMGRLDGLSAQQNKDDSILTWTDVMDKSIKTSTSIERSVNSDADEDPSQSTSDDGNKPNSEENKYKEMIFGEDALKIPHSAPYCLGRPIRRGHFNISQNYSLHQVLEDLRTIWNWMLTEKLHINPKDRHLYSAILVLGETFDNREMKEMLSIVLCDLGFSTAVVHQEALAAAFGNGLSTACVVNIGAQVTQVVCVEDGVALPHTALALPYGGDDISRCLLWVQQRHRTWPNFKTDPMKKPIDMLMLNKIKEGYSQIRSGSYDAVSVVHSYEHEKSVGHQKTRLSALSVPPMGLLYPRLLIPEEFPPPPRPWFQDCDDMLEDTWQTNDGLSGNGGLGAWDSYQMLPTRVKKFDNIGLVEAIVSSVLSTGRVDLQRKLFCSIQLVGGAASTTGLAPVLEQRVLNTIPSNQPVEKVEVLQSRRNPLFIPWKGGVILGVLDTTRDAWIHREDWIKNGVHVGSGRKYKDSYFLQSQLMCYYNS